In a single window of the Amycolatopsis sp. cg5 genome:
- a CDS encoding DUF2716 domain-containing protein has translation MNPAWEQVSRVVDEPAWYWVYDKLRFWPSTFPHAWPGFAEPSPSVTWDLSASDADRGSAEFRLGPNSIEADEVNRIALHALRDCVKLDEWVWVLHWQHQSYKFYPHRMGEGQQWPVSAFPQGDYHLFLASDYRFGTLGHPWERSLCVYGKDLTAAFERHGKEKFAKELRRDGAALDSGPTARLGS, from the coding sequence GTGAATCCAGCCTGGGAACAAGTATCGAGGGTCGTCGACGAACCCGCGTGGTACTGGGTGTACGACAAACTCCGCTTCTGGCCGAGTACTTTTCCGCACGCCTGGCCGGGTTTCGCCGAGCCGTCACCTTCGGTCACGTGGGACCTTTCGGCGAGTGACGCCGACCGCGGTTCCGCGGAGTTCCGGCTGGGGCCGAACTCGATCGAGGCCGACGAGGTCAACCGGATCGCGTTGCACGCGTTGCGCGACTGCGTGAAGCTCGACGAGTGGGTGTGGGTGCTGCACTGGCAGCACCAGTCGTACAAGTTCTATCCGCACCGGATGGGCGAGGGCCAGCAGTGGCCGGTCTCGGCCTTCCCGCAGGGCGACTATCACCTGTTCCTCGCGTCGGACTACCGCTTCGGCACGCTCGGGCACCCGTGGGAGCGCTCGTTGTGCGTCTACGGCAAGGATTTGACGGCCGCGTTCGAGCGGCACGGCAAGGAGAAGTTCGCCAAGGAACTCCGCCGAGACGGGGCCGCTCTCGATAGTGGTCCCACTGCCCGCCTAGGCTCGTGA
- a CDS encoding Fpg/Nei family DNA glycosylase, whose amino-acid sequence MPELPEVEALAHHLREHAVGRSVSRIDVASLSVLKTFNPSPMDLHGREVTDATRHGKHLDLVLGDLHLITHLARAGWLRWSDSLAPAPLKPGKGPISLRVHLGGPGFDLTEAGTKKGLAVWIVRDPSEVPSIERLGPDALSLDRAKLASLFAGRTERLKTALTDQRVIAGIGNAYSDEIMHMAKLSPYATPGKLPDEALDRLADAIHEILTSAVTRSVGQSAARLKGEKRSGLRVHARTGLPCPVCGDTVREISFADKSFQYCPTCQTGGKPLADRRMSRLLK is encoded by the coding sequence ATGCCGGAGCTGCCGGAAGTCGAAGCACTCGCCCACCACCTGCGTGAACACGCCGTCGGCAGGTCCGTGAGCCGGATCGACGTGGCCTCGCTGAGCGTCCTCAAGACGTTCAACCCGTCCCCGATGGACCTACACGGCCGTGAAGTCACCGACGCGACGCGGCACGGCAAACACCTCGATCTCGTGCTCGGTGACCTGCACCTGATCACCCACCTGGCCCGCGCGGGCTGGCTGCGCTGGTCGGATTCGCTGGCACCCGCGCCGCTCAAGCCGGGCAAGGGCCCGATCTCGTTGCGGGTACATCTGGGCGGCCCCGGTTTCGACCTCACCGAGGCCGGCACCAAGAAGGGCCTGGCCGTCTGGATCGTCCGCGATCCCTCGGAAGTGCCGAGCATCGAGCGCCTCGGCCCGGACGCGCTGTCACTCGACCGGGCAAAACTCGCCTCGCTTTTCGCCGGCCGCACCGAGCGCCTCAAGACCGCGCTGACCGATCAGCGCGTGATCGCCGGCATCGGCAACGCCTACTCCGACGAGATCATGCACATGGCCAAGCTTTCGCCCTACGCGACGCCGGGCAAGCTCCCCGACGAGGCGCTGGACCGGCTCGCCGACGCGATCCACGAGATCTTGACCAGCGCGGTCACCCGCTCTGTCGGCCAGTCCGCCGCCCGCCTCAAGGGCGAGAAACGCTCCGGCCTGCGCGTACACGCCCGCACCGGCCTGCCCTGCCCCGTCTGCGGCGACACGGTCCGCGAGATCTCGTTCGCCGACAAGTCCTTCCAGTACTGCCCGACCTGCCAGACCGGCGGCAAACCACTGGCCGACCGCCGCATGTCCCGCCTGCTCAAGTAG
- a CDS encoding alkaline phosphatase family protein translates to MTELTRRRLLGSAAGAATAAAATLLPPNVQRALAEGPPRRGSLRDIEHVVLLMQENRSFDHYFGTLSGVRGFADPDAAKLPNGRSVFYQPDAQNPAGYALPFHLDTHATNAQKIPSTSHAWQVQHDAWNGGKMDCAVQARSAFASTGRTCA, encoded by the coding sequence ATGACCGAACTGACTCGACGTCGCCTGCTCGGTTCCGCGGCAGGCGCCGCCACCGCCGCCGCGGCCACCCTCCTCCCGCCCAACGTCCAGCGCGCGCTCGCCGAGGGCCCGCCGCGCCGCGGTTCACTGCGCGACATCGAGCACGTCGTGCTGCTGATGCAGGAGAACCGCTCGTTCGACCACTACTTCGGCACGCTCTCTGGCGTCCGTGGCTTCGCGGACCCCGACGCCGCGAAGCTCCCCAACGGCCGCTCGGTCTTCTACCAGCCGGACGCGCAGAACCCGGCGGGCTACGCGCTGCCGTTCCACCTCGACACCCACGCCACCAACGCGCAGAAGATCCCGTCGACGTCGCATGCCTGGCAGGTCCAGCACGACGCCTGGAACGGCGGCAAAATGGACTGTGCTGTCCAAGCGCGCTCCGCATTCGCGTCGACAGGGCGCACTTGCGCATGA
- a CDS encoding DUF983 domain-containing protein, protein MNRLVQGEDGRDWVVRAQLEWRPPATADDFEHDVAGSYGPGVAMIFVTVLLAVVLVVWTPVGVKIPAWVILTLVLVILFFPLRWILRRPWTVVAETEGDMAGDHPSERWVGTIRGMFTVRGEVTKIAKTIRKHSLPDFDGPLHPVE, encoded by the coding sequence ATGAACCGGCTGGTTCAGGGCGAAGACGGCCGGGACTGGGTGGTCAGGGCCCAGCTCGAGTGGCGGCCACCGGCCACGGCCGACGATTTCGAACACGACGTCGCGGGCAGCTACGGCCCCGGTGTCGCGATGATCTTCGTGACCGTGCTGCTCGCCGTGGTGCTGGTGGTGTGGACGCCGGTCGGCGTGAAGATCCCCGCCTGGGTGATCCTGACGCTGGTGCTGGTGATCCTGTTCTTCCCGCTGCGCTGGATCCTGCGCAGGCCATGGACCGTGGTCGCCGAAACCGAGGGCGACATGGCGGGCGATCACCCCTCCGAGCGCTGGGTCGGCACCATCCGCGGCATGTTCACCGTGCGCGGCGAGGTCACCAAGATCGCGAAGACCATCCGCAAGCACTCGCTGCCGGACTTCGACGGGCCGTTGCATCCGGTCGAGTAG
- a CDS encoding DUF6247 family protein, whose protein sequence is MTTEVQWSELQRDPRSVAALADNGDVRVRRRDGAALLLTREDRASSAAEGAISAARALRNVLAHLPAGIAAKALLDEFPWVDVLPEEERAQFVSDFARAFQASAELGQWSVLEQTVREWRSTAAIHADPKLARKLSEPLSDDFGSVAPPVDG, encoded by the coding sequence GTGACTACTGAAGTGCAGTGGAGCGAGCTCCAGCGCGACCCGAGGAGCGTCGCCGCGCTTGCCGACAATGGCGACGTGCGGGTTCGGCGCCGCGATGGTGCCGCGCTGCTGCTCACCAGGGAAGACCGGGCGAGTTCGGCGGCGGAGGGCGCGATTTCCGCGGCACGGGCGCTCCGGAACGTGCTGGCCCACCTGCCGGCCGGTATCGCGGCGAAGGCTTTGCTCGACGAGTTCCCTTGGGTAGACGTGCTCCCGGAAGAGGAACGCGCGCAGTTCGTGTCCGACTTCGCCAGGGCCTTTCAGGCGTCCGCGGAGTTGGGGCAATGGTCCGTGCTCGAGCAGACGGTGAGGGAGTGGCGCAGTACGGCCGCGATCCATGCCGATCCAAAGCTCGCACGGAAGCTTTCTGAACCGCTCAGTGATGACTTCGGCTCGGTCGCACCGCCGGTGGACGGGTGA
- a CDS encoding YiaA/YiaB family inner membrane protein, whose translation MTKTVSPSSPTTTAFYVQAGLSFGLALIAVTGGIVYLPVSGWVRAFLAVGMLYLVTSAFTLAKVTRDRQDDSSVTKRIDQARLDKLLAEHDPFKETV comes from the coding sequence ATGACCAAAACCGTGTCCCCGAGTTCCCCCACGACGACCGCGTTCTACGTGCAGGCGGGCCTTTCGTTCGGCCTCGCGCTGATCGCGGTGACCGGCGGCATCGTCTACCTACCGGTCAGCGGCTGGGTTCGCGCCTTCCTCGCGGTCGGCATGCTGTACCTGGTCACCTCGGCGTTCACCCTGGCGAAGGTGACCAGGGACCGCCAGGACGACAGCTCCGTCACCAAGCGCATCGATCAGGCCAGACTCGACAAGCTGCTGGCTGAGCACGACCCGTTCAAGGAGACCGTCTAG
- a CDS encoding alkaline phosphatase family protein translates to MFISSSDLGAPYALPPADSPLAVNGLTHRPEGQFEYDARNGKLPKVSWIICTSTASEHPNYTPAEGAAFVASKIDAIAADPDLWAKTAFILNYDENDGLFDHVVPPTPPAGTPGEFVTKTSPGGTKGNGLPVGAGYRVPAIIVSPWTAGGWVCSQNFDHTSVLQFLEKVTGVAEPNISAWRRRTFGDLTSAFRFDDHKAKPPTLPDTSGPLTLSKYEAANLPSPVFPGTDQQPPWQEPGRRPHVPRR, encoded by the coding sequence GTGTTCATCTCGTCTAGTGATCTCGGAGCGCCCTATGCGCTGCCTCCGGCGGATTCGCCGCTCGCGGTCAACGGGCTCACGCATCGGCCCGAAGGCCAGTTCGAGTACGACGCGCGCAACGGCAAGCTGCCGAAGGTCTCTTGGATCATCTGCACGTCGACGGCCTCGGAGCACCCGAACTACACGCCCGCCGAGGGCGCCGCGTTCGTCGCCAGCAAGATCGACGCCATCGCGGCCGACCCCGACCTGTGGGCGAAGACGGCGTTCATCCTCAACTACGACGAGAACGACGGGCTGTTCGACCACGTCGTCCCGCCGACGCCGCCCGCGGGCACGCCAGGCGAGTTCGTCACCAAGACCTCGCCGGGCGGCACGAAGGGCAACGGCCTGCCGGTCGGCGCCGGCTACCGGGTGCCCGCGATCATCGTCTCGCCGTGGACCGCGGGCGGCTGGGTGTGCTCGCAGAACTTCGACCACACGTCGGTGCTGCAGTTCCTGGAGAAGGTCACCGGCGTCGCCGAGCCGAACATCAGCGCGTGGCGCCGACGGACCTTCGGCGACCTGACGTCGGCGTTCCGCTTCGACGACCACAAGGCGAAGCCGCCGACGCTGCCCGACACGAGCGGGCCGCTCACGCTGTCCAAGTACGAGGCGGCGAACCTGCCGTCGCCGGTCTTCCCCGGCACGGACCAACAGCCGCCGTGGCAGGAGCCGGGACGGCGGCCGCACGTGCCGCGTCGCTAG
- a CDS encoding serine/threonine-protein kinase, with amino-acid sequence MRLVAGRYAVLGELGRGGMGVVWRAEDRVLGRQVALKELQTPPGTTPAQIERVMREARTAGRLNDPAVVTVYDVVAEPKATYIVMELVSAPTLDDLLERGGALPSSRVSGLGLRILGALETAHAAGIVHRDVKPSNIMVLPGDRVKLADFGIARAMDDPGLTQSGGVMGSPGYMAPELFAGARPTPASDLWSLGATLYHAAEGRAPFERETTAAVLHAIMYETPVLEHTTGALAAVIRGLLAQEPAERIDARRVRDLLTGKAQVPVEPPTVYIEPVKAVETKPRRGFALAGIGVAVVVALAAVYFLRPDNDKQVVAAPEPNTEATVTQTAVPSKAKADASSTEAAESTEDSVPPSGAAGPAGEVVSEAPSPSASSAAQPERKLVPLTRYRAERGHSTASRKVQAPKGFTADGSLGAVVAKAGPGTAKLFACKASNDDDWFTAVGGCAGQETLGQLGYIFTTPPATGTAQPLYRCNAGNDHFDSLSAGCEGKAQETTLGFVLTSA; translated from the coding sequence ATGAGACTGGTCGCGGGTAGGTACGCGGTGCTCGGCGAGCTCGGCCGTGGCGGCATGGGTGTCGTCTGGCGGGCCGAGGACCGGGTGCTGGGGCGGCAGGTCGCGCTCAAAGAACTGCAGACGCCGCCTGGCACGACGCCGGCGCAGATCGAGCGGGTGATGCGCGAGGCGCGCACGGCTGGGCGGTTGAACGACCCCGCCGTGGTGACCGTGTACGACGTGGTCGCCGAGCCCAAGGCGACCTACATCGTGATGGAACTGGTCAGCGCGCCCACTCTCGATGACCTGCTCGAACGCGGGGGCGCGCTGCCGAGCAGCAGGGTGAGCGGGCTCGGGCTGAGGATTCTCGGTGCGCTCGAGACGGCGCACGCGGCGGGCATCGTGCATCGGGACGTCAAGCCCAGCAACATCATGGTGTTGCCCGGTGACCGGGTGAAGCTCGCCGATTTCGGGATCGCCCGCGCGATGGACGATCCGGGGCTGACGCAGTCCGGTGGTGTGATGGGCTCGCCCGGTTACATGGCGCCCGAGCTGTTCGCGGGCGCCAGGCCGACGCCCGCTTCGGATCTGTGGTCGCTCGGGGCGACGCTCTATCACGCGGCCGAGGGGCGCGCGCCGTTCGAGCGGGAGACGACCGCCGCCGTCTTGCACGCGATCATGTACGAGACGCCGGTGCTGGAGCATACGACCGGCGCGCTCGCGGCGGTCATCAGGGGATTGCTCGCGCAGGAGCCCGCCGAACGTATCGACGCGCGGCGGGTGCGTGATTTGCTCACCGGAAAGGCCCAGGTTCCCGTCGAGCCGCCGACCGTCTACATCGAACCGGTCAAGGCCGTGGAAACCAAGCCACGCCGAGGGTTCGCGCTCGCCGGTATCGGGGTCGCGGTGGTCGTCGCGCTGGCCGCGGTCTATTTCCTCAGGCCTGACAACGATAAACAGGTCGTCGCGGCGCCGGAGCCGAACACCGAAGCCACGGTCACGCAGACCGCGGTGCCCAGCAAGGCCAAAGCCGACGCCTCGTCAACGGAAGCCGCGGAGTCCACAGAGGACAGTGTGCCGCCGTCGGGTGCGGCGGGGCCCGCCGGTGAGGTGGTGTCGGAGGCGCCGAGTCCGTCGGCTTCCAGTGCCGCGCAGCCGGAACGGAAGCTGGTGCCGTTGACGCGATACCGCGCCGAGCGCGGGCATTCGACGGCCAGCCGCAAAGTGCAGGCGCCGAAGGGATTCACCGCGGACGGTTCGCTCGGCGCCGTGGTGGCCAAGGCCGGGCCCGGCACCGCGAAGCTCTTCGCTTGCAAGGCGAGCAACGATGACGACTGGTTCACCGCCGTCGGCGGTTGCGCGGGCCAGGAGACGCTCGGGCAGCTCGGTTACATTTTCACCACGCCGCCCGCGACGGGCACCGCGCAGCCGCTCTACCGCTGCAACGCGGGCAACGACCATTTCGACTCGCTGAGCGCTGGTTGTGAAGGAAAAGCGCAGGAGACGACGCTCGGGTTCGTGCTGACTTCCGCGTAG
- a CDS encoding LVIVD repeat-containing protein: protein MRVLATLTAGLLMVLTVNGTATAAQSTEQPALSAAEKNVKLRNTLPGTERAISIAFAEYGRKDVAFVSGEFGLKTFDVTDVEHPKFLDHLTKQDMALPGDDPSQRFWENEDVNVDPKRKLVFLAREVNSFGRKLPGDRPTGNYLVSAADPANLELLSFHRQNTGHTTTCINDCQYLWTAGLDRSDAKTGRIFVTDIRDPRNPKELPVSVDVRGTPGQGKITHDVQVDALGIAWVAGDDGTRGYWTDGWHKDPLTNKVRWATAADPVPYAGGAVPKIDMPTSFTHNSFRPVGRTLADGPKPSAANPPGSLLLHTEEAFGSSTCKDQGRFVISSLKGTEHGEGWGTTPAEMKTVGVWSPDDQEGTIPGDVTCSAHYFDVQKRIVAYSWYEQGTRFLDISNPAKPIQIAYWRPEAAISWAPYWHKNNVFIADLQRGVEIVSLTKGAYDAQDSGTNVQLVSTPGKTKPGKPARQRLPLAPDPDFGWACPMLVGREGDCSPGACC, encoded by the coding sequence ATGAGAGTTCTCGCTACGTTGACCGCAGGCCTGTTGATGGTGCTCACCGTCAACGGCACCGCCACCGCAGCACAGAGCACTGAGCAGCCCGCTCTTTCCGCGGCCGAGAAGAACGTGAAGCTGCGCAACACCCTGCCCGGCACCGAGCGCGCGATCTCGATCGCGTTCGCCGAGTACGGGCGCAAGGACGTCGCCTTCGTGAGCGGCGAGTTCGGGTTGAAGACCTTCGATGTGACCGATGTCGAGCATCCGAAGTTCCTCGATCATCTGACCAAGCAGGACATGGCGCTGCCGGGTGACGACCCGAGTCAGCGCTTCTGGGAGAACGAAGACGTCAACGTCGACCCGAAGCGGAAGCTGGTCTTCCTGGCCCGCGAGGTCAACTCGTTCGGGCGGAAGCTGCCGGGTGACCGGCCGACCGGGAACTACCTGGTCTCGGCCGCGGATCCGGCGAACCTGGAGCTGCTGAGCTTCCATCGGCAGAACACCGGGCACACCACCACGTGTATCAACGACTGCCAGTACCTGTGGACGGCCGGGCTGGACCGGTCGGACGCGAAGACCGGGCGGATCTTCGTCACCGATATCCGCGATCCGCGCAATCCCAAGGAGTTGCCGGTCTCCGTCGACGTCCGCGGCACGCCGGGGCAGGGGAAGATCACGCATGACGTGCAGGTCGACGCGCTGGGCATCGCCTGGGTCGCCGGTGACGACGGCACGCGTGGGTACTGGACCGACGGCTGGCACAAGGACCCGCTGACCAACAAGGTGCGCTGGGCGACCGCGGCCGACCCGGTCCCGTACGCGGGCGGCGCGGTGCCGAAGATCGACATGCCGACCTCGTTCACGCACAACTCGTTCCGCCCGGTCGGCCGCACGCTGGCCGACGGCCCGAAGCCGTCGGCGGCCAACCCGCCCGGCAGTCTGCTGCTGCACACCGAAGAGGCGTTCGGCTCGTCGACGTGCAAGGACCAGGGCCGCTTCGTGATCTCGTCGCTCAAGGGCACCGAGCACGGCGAAGGCTGGGGCACCACGCCCGCCGAGATGAAGACCGTCGGCGTGTGGAGCCCGGACGACCAGGAAGGCACCATCCCCGGCGACGTCACCTGCTCCGCGCACTATTTCGACGTGCAGAAGCGGATCGTCGCCTATTCCTGGTACGAGCAGGGCACCCGTTTCCTCGACATCTCGAACCCGGCCAAGCCGATCCAGATCGCTTACTGGCGCCCGGAAGCCGCGATCTCTTGGGCGCCTTATTGGCACAAGAACAATGTCTTCATCGCCGACCTCCAGCGCGGCGTGGAGATCGTTTCGCTCACCAAGGGCGCTTACGACGCGCAGGACAGCGGCACGAACGTCCAGCTCGTCTCGACGCCTGGCAAGACGAAGCCCGGAAAGCCCGCGCGGCAACGCCTGCCGCTCGCGCCCGACCCGGACTTCGGCTGGGCCTGCCCGATGCTCGTCGGCCGTGAAGGCGACTGCTCGCCAGGCGCCTGCTGCTGA
- a CDS encoding serine hydrolase domain-containing protein, with amino-acid sequence MTLSRWLTAATIAVLLGVTAMPASALDNDRVETEIRQLVRAGFPAAVAVVREDSHVRHYAAGVASLGGRPARVTDRFRIASNTKAFVSTVVMQLVSAGRLSLDADVESLLPGVVRGPGYRPSEITVRQLLTHTSGIHDPRNPAFFDVYLKPGGDRSYVYTVDEVIRQSLLDPPHVEYSNTGYLLLGRIIERVTGHDVRSEIRDRVLRPLGLRQTSFPLTDPHLHGPHLHGYDMAGNDMTTFSPSYDWTAGAMVSTVDDLATFQRTLSPDLPGVETLPLPCPGGDQTIWGHTGAGPGYFSFSLHSPDGRRQITLALTTYDLAAELRGDWAHVAHTRPVAALAAALCP; translated from the coding sequence ATGACTTTGAGCAGGTGGCTGACCGCGGCGACCATCGCCGTGTTGCTGGGGGTAACCGCCATGCCGGCTTCGGCGCTAGATAACGATCGGGTCGAAACCGAGATTCGGCAACTCGTGCGCGCCGGTTTCCCGGCCGCCGTCGCCGTCGTCCGGGAGGATTCACACGTCCGGCACTACGCGGCCGGGGTGGCTTCCCTCGGCGGGCGACCGGCCCGCGTGACCGACCGCTTCCGCATCGCGAGCAACACCAAGGCCTTCGTCTCGACGGTGGTCATGCAACTCGTCTCCGCTGGCAGGCTGTCGCTGGACGCCGATGTCGAGTCGCTACTTCCCGGCGTCGTCCGCGGCCCCGGGTACCGGCCATCCGAGATCACCGTCCGCCAACTGCTGACGCACACGAGCGGCATCCACGACCCGCGCAACCCGGCGTTCTTCGACGTCTACCTGAAGCCGGGCGGCGACCGCAGCTACGTCTACACCGTCGACGAGGTGATCCGGCAGTCGCTGCTCGACCCGCCGCACGTGGAGTACTCGAACACCGGCTACCTGCTGCTCGGCCGGATCATCGAACGCGTCACCGGCCACGACGTCCGGTCCGAGATCCGCGACCGCGTCCTGCGCCCGCTCGGCCTCCGCCAGACGTCGTTCCCGCTCACGGATCCCCACCTGCACGGACCACATCTCCACGGCTACGACATGGCAGGCAACGACATGACCACGTTCAGCCCGTCCTACGACTGGACGGCGGGCGCGATGGTGTCCACAGTGGACGACCTGGCCACGTTCCAGCGGACGCTCTCGCCCGATCTGCCCGGCGTCGAAACCCTGCCGCTGCCTTGCCCCGGCGGTGACCAGACGATCTGGGGGCACACCGGGGCAGGCCCCGGCTACTTCAGCTTCTCGTTGCACAGCCCGGACGGCCGCCGCCAGATCACGCTGGCGCTGACCACGTACGACCTCGCCGCCGAGCTGCGAGGCGACTGGGCCCACGTGGCCCACACCCGCCCGGTCGCCGCACTGGCCGCCGCCCTCTGCCCCTGA
- a CDS encoding DUF2750 domain-containing protein yields the protein MSQSAAHADAFFRDIARTGVVWQVRDDQGSPSPLNDSGLRVLPYWSTQARAARAAKVWGGGLKPASLPLAHWVERELEGIEKDGLLVGLNWSGPDMTGFALTAGEVLARLSG from the coding sequence GTGAGTCAAAGTGCGGCACACGCCGATGCCTTCTTCCGCGACATCGCGCGTACCGGCGTCGTCTGGCAGGTCCGCGACGACCAGGGATCACCATCTCCGCTGAACGACAGCGGCCTTCGCGTGCTGCCGTATTGGTCCACCCAAGCACGTGCGGCGCGGGCAGCGAAGGTGTGGGGCGGTGGGCTCAAACCCGCGTCACTTCCGTTGGCGCACTGGGTCGAGCGTGAACTCGAGGGCATTGAGAAGGACGGCTTGCTCGTCGGCCTCAACTGGTCTGGTCCGGACATGACCGGCTTCGCGTTGACCGCGGGCGAAGTGCTCGCGCGGTTATCGGGCTGA
- a CDS encoding sigma-70 family RNA polymerase sigma factor: MTEQGTVPQMAASGSDEQALLQRLRDGEDAAFGELFELHAAAVRRLARSLASDQSEAEDITAETFFRVLQALRRGAGPRDYIRAYLLTVARRVSWEWHGARRDVPVSDDELTFRAGADADTNARTAEHSLITRAFTSLPERWRTVLWQTEVEGEQPAMVAPHFGLSANATAALARRARQGLRAAYLQAHLSVGRSSDGCRAVVEKLGGFTAGSVTGAEAQRIRAHLVGCSSCRNTHDELRDVCSSLRANAGAVLLLVPTAAFTATKATGGALAAVKSLLIGSKVKVGMALASTAAAGAFGIAVGPAMFDSDQTQAIGLEGHGGAGPELGVVKPAVEVPDAPKVEPASDHLSVHGPNEVAGGDPVEPRLGGDVPADVPEIPAGGQPGAQIPAGQASAPPSGTATDPRSDTGSHAPVAGGTTASDTSPMRSDTTTTSSDKTAVSPTTTTTTKTYSKSWSSSSLPTTWRSSRVIKDDATAAEDEAPVADQPSE; the protein is encoded by the coding sequence ATGACCGAGCAGGGCACTGTGCCGCAGATGGCGGCCTCGGGATCCGACGAGCAGGCACTCCTGCAGCGGCTCCGTGACGGTGAGGACGCTGCCTTCGGGGAGTTGTTCGAGCTGCACGCCGCCGCGGTCAGACGTCTTGCGCGCAGCCTCGCCTCGGACCAGTCCGAGGCCGAGGACATCACCGCCGAAACCTTCTTCCGCGTGCTCCAGGCGCTGCGCAGAGGCGCCGGTCCGCGCGACTACATCCGCGCCTACCTGCTGACCGTCGCGCGCCGCGTGTCCTGGGAATGGCACGGCGCGCGCCGCGACGTCCCCGTCAGCGACGACGAGCTGACCTTCCGGGCGGGCGCCGACGCGGACACCAACGCGCGCACGGCCGAGCACTCCCTGATCACCCGTGCCTTCACGAGCCTGCCGGAGCGCTGGCGGACCGTGCTGTGGCAGACCGAGGTCGAGGGCGAGCAGCCCGCGATGGTCGCGCCGCACTTCGGGCTCAGCGCGAACGCCACGGCCGCGCTCGCCAGGCGGGCCAGGCAAGGACTTCGCGCCGCGTACCTGCAGGCGCACCTCTCGGTCGGGCGCAGCTCCGACGGCTGCCGTGCGGTGGTCGAGAAGCTCGGCGGGTTCACCGCGGGCAGCGTCACCGGCGCCGAAGCGCAGCGGATCAGGGCGCACCTGGTCGGCTGTTCGTCGTGCCGGAACACCCACGACGAGCTGCGCGACGTCTGCTCCTCGCTGCGTGCGAACGCGGGCGCGGTACTGCTGCTGGTGCCGACGGCGGCGTTCACCGCGACCAAGGCGACCGGCGGTGCGCTGGCCGCGGTCAAGAGCCTGCTGATCGGCTCCAAGGTCAAGGTCGGCATGGCGCTGGCGTCCACCGCGGCGGCAGGCGCGTTCGGCATCGCCGTCGGGCCCGCCATGTTCGACTCCGACCAGACACAGGCCATCGGGCTGGAAGGCCACGGCGGCGCCGGGCCCGAGCTGGGCGTCGTCAAACCGGCCGTGGAGGTGCCCGACGCGCCCAAGGTCGAGCCTGCCAGCGATCACCTGAGCGTGCACGGGCCGAACGAGGTCGCCGGTGGTGACCCCGTCGAACCGAGACTCGGCGGCGACGTGCCAGCCGACGTGCCGGAGATCCCGGCGGGCGGCCAGCCCGGCGCGCAGATCCCCGCAGGTCAGGCGTCCGCGCCGCCGAGCGGGACCGCGACCGATCCGAGGTCGGACACCGGCAGCCACGCGCCGGTCGCGGGCGGCACGACGGCTTCGGACACCTCACCGATGCGCTCGGACACGACCACCACCTCGAGCGACAAGACGGCCGTCTCGCCGACGACCACCACCACGACGAAGACGTACAGCAAGTCGTGGTCGTCGTCCTCGCTGCCGACCACCTGGCGGTCCTCGCGGGTGATCAAGGACGACGCGACGGCAGCCGAGGACGAGGCACCCGTCGCAGATCAGCCGTCCGAGTAG
- a CDS encoding Imm7 family immunity protein codes for MYEYHGWVTLQATTSGDDDPSLLERIVERVHRAVRDFGELDVVDLQWINGVPQLHLGGLAKHGATFGPDLLDLYTRVGELAPGSYGLLHVWDDQDEDHDNDFRVHRMARGQVTEVADKHLSPVAPTVIDGYPEFDS; via the coding sequence GTGTACGAATACCACGGCTGGGTGACACTGCAGGCGACCACGTCGGGCGATGACGACCCCTCGCTGCTCGAGCGCATCGTCGAGCGCGTGCACCGCGCGGTCCGCGATTTCGGTGAGCTGGACGTCGTCGATCTGCAGTGGATCAACGGGGTCCCGCAGCTGCACCTCGGCGGGCTGGCCAAGCACGGCGCGACCTTCGGGCCCGATCTGCTCGACCTGTACACCCGCGTCGGCGAGCTCGCGCCGGGTTCCTACGGGCTGCTGCACGTCTGGGACGACCAGGACGAGGACCACGACAACGACTTCCGCGTGCACCGGATGGCGCGCGGCCAGGTCACCGAGGTCGCCGACAAGCACCTCTCCCCGGTCGCGCCGACCGTCATCGACGGGTATCCCGAATTCGACTCGTGA